The Mustela erminea isolate mMusErm1 chromosome 18, mMusErm1.Pri, whole genome shotgun sequence genome has a window encoding:
- the LOC116578397 gene encoding uncharacterized protein LOC116578397: protein MKQPPGGPKSFSSGLKNPVLPQCVLPTAARLIFLKQTHSLCSFSDKPSVVCCDILNFLIGLWRHLPTPTPSSRHRIGQTKSDHLPFPSTPHTPGRSPWHPCLCTLGHAFGTPASKPRSPLRRSACSRLCKLQQLELAPFTRCMRSRLPLLLSQCVLHRQGAVSLWVTETVSCDLSTFRPYAFYIAGPRALAELAGSRASIRAALRDTPLCTDVLCQRSAAR from the exons ATGAAACAACCCCCTGGTGGACCGAAGTCCTTTTCTTCTGGTTTGAAGAACCCCGTCCTGCCCCAGTGCGTCCTGCCCACCGCAGCCAGGCTCATTTTTCTGAAGCAGACCCATTCGTTGTGCTCTTTTTCTGACAAGCCCTCAGTGGTCTGCTGTGAc atcCTGAATTTCTTAATTGGACTTTGGAGGCATCTCCCCACCCCGACCCCGTCCTCCAGGCACCGCATAGGGCAGACCAAATCAGACCACTTGCCATTCCcctccacaccccacacccccggGAGGAGCCCCTGGCATCCTTGCCTCTGTACTTTGGGGCATGCCTTCGGCACTCCTGCCTCCAAACCCAGGTCCCCTTTGCGGCGCTCTGCTTGCTCGAGACTCTGCAAACTCCAGCAGTTGGAATTAGCCCCCTTTACTCGCTGCATGCGATCACGCCTTCCCCTTCTGCTATCCCAGTGTGTGCTTCACAGGCAGGGGGCTGTGAGTTTGTGGGTGACAGAGACAGTGTCCTGTGACCTCTCCACCTTCAGGCCCTATGCCTTTTACATAGCAGGCCCTCGAGCACTCGCAGAGCTGGCTGGCTCCCGGGCTTCGATCCGAGCGGCACTTCGAGACACTCCCCTCTGCACTGATGTCCTCTGCCAACGCAGCGCAGCCAGGTGA